Proteins from one Tetrapisispora phaffii CBS 4417 chromosome 8, complete genome genomic window:
- the APN2 gene encoding DNA-(apurinic or apyrimidinic site) lyase APN2 (similar to Saccharomyces cerevisiae APN2 (YBL019W); ancestral locus Anc_8.165): MSENTAARSRLEELPDKEDKVIRLVTFNVNGIRTLFHYQPFSQMNQSLVNVFDYFNADIITFQELKTEKLSISKWGKVDGYYSFISLPTVKKGYSGVGCWVRMFPDDHPLHDSMKVVKAEEGITGCLSVKNGQEEIRYKDDQNIGIGGYNSLGYDNESEALHLDSEGRCVIIELACNMVIISTYCPANSTLTDEGQQFRIKFLKVLFKRIRNLESMGKKVVLMGDLNICRDLIDQAEALEVNGIRILPETTGNMIENEYPDLASSFILKPERVQRRLLNQIITDSFIADLSKNGCMIDTTRFIQSKKRLKMYTVWNTLKNTRSINYGSRIDFILLSSGYQNLIQNANILPQVMGSDHCPVYLDMKLPTDIASNIEIKIPRFEARYKYQLTHKNIFEMLKGTASNADESKVEMAPGFSESSNHSYKMTKGINKTSSIKSFFKVENKTAKKRTSLQGREILKRYANINSKRVIVNGQTTLAKVYGLSDAPLCKHGEKCVLKTSRTSSNYGKKFWACKRPKGESNNEDSSCDHFEWV; this comes from the coding sequence ATGAGTGAGAACACTGCCGCTAGGTCACGGTTGGAAGAACTTCCtgataaagaagataagGTAATTAGATTGGTCACATTTAATGTCAATGGTATTCGTactttatttcattatcagCCCTTCTCACAGATGAACCAATCATTAGTTAAtgtatttgattatttcaATGCTGATATAATTACTTTTCAAGAATTAAAGACAGAGAAGTTGAGCATTTCTAAATGGGGAAAAGTCGATGGTTATTATTCTTTCATTTCATTGCCAACTGTTAAAAAGGGATATTCTGGGGTTGGGTGTTGGGTTCGAATGTTTCCTGATGACCATCCACTTCATGATTCAATGAAAGTGGTGAAAGCTGAAGAAGGTATAACTGGCTGCTTGAGTGTTAAGAATGGTCAAGAGGAAATACGATATAAAGATGATCAAAATATTGGAATTGGTGGATATAATTCGTTAGGTTACGATAATGAAAGTGAGGCATTACATTTAGATAGCGAAGGAAGGTGTGTTATTATAGAATTAGCATGTAATATGGTTATCATTTCTACATACTGCCCAGCAAATTCAACATTGACTGATGAAGGGCAACAATTTAGAATAAAGTTTTTGAAAGTATTGTTTAAGAGGATAAGGAATTTGGAGTCAATGGGGAAAAAAGTAGTCTTAATGGgtgatttgaatatatgTCGTGATTTAATTGACCAAGCAGAAGCATTGGAAGTTAATGGCATACGAATACTGCCAGAGACTACTGGAAATATGATAGAAAATGAGTACCCAGATTTGGCAAGCAGTTTCATTTTGAAACCTGAAAGAGTTCAGAGAAGACTGTTGAACCAGATAATAACAGACAGCTTTATCGCAGATCTATCCAAGAATGGATGCATGATAGATACTACAAGATTTATTCAGTCGAagaaaagattaaaaatgtACACTGTTTGGAATACTCTTAAAAATACTCGATCTATCAATTATGGTTCAAGGATAGactttatattattaagtTCAGGATACcaaaatttaatacaaAACGCAAATATATTACCACAAGTCATGGGATCAGACCACTGTCCAGTATACTTAGATATGAAATTGCCTACCGACATCgcatcaaatattgaaattaaaatacCAAGATTTGAAGCCAGGTATAAATACCAATTAACgcataaaaatatttttgagaTGTTAAAGGGAACGGCTAGTAATGCTGACGAAAGCAAAGTGGAGATGGCACCTGGCTTCAGTGAATCCTCTAATCATTCATATAAGATGACTAAAGGAATTAATAAAACCTCATCAATAAAAAGTTTTTTCAAAGTTGAAAACAAAACAGCCAAAAAGAGGACTTCATTACAAGGAAGAGAGATACTAAAAAGGTATGCTAACATCAATTCAAAAAGAGTGATCGTTAACGGTCAAACTACTTTAGCCAAAGTATATGGATTATCAGATGCGCCATTATGTAAGCATGGTGAAAAATGTGTATTGAAGACATCTAGGACAAGTAGTAATTATGGAAAAAAATTCTGGGCTTGCAAAAGGCCAAAAGGTGAGtctaataatgaagattCTTCTTGTGACCATTTTGAATGGGTATAG